In the genome of Pelmatolapia mariae isolate MD_Pm_ZW linkage group LG4, Pm_UMD_F_2, whole genome shotgun sequence, the window CAGAAAACAAAGCACAGCAATTGTgcagtttgctttttttttttttttccctttaattttttttatttcatgtgatgAGTGCTGGAGAAGTCAGACTATCCAAGTACCTGCATTGTTAGGGCTGCCCTTTatatcttgtttttcttttaagccTTGGTAATCAGCAGTGAATAGTTGACAATTTTATAACTAAAGCATCATCTGACAGGTGCTGTGCAGATAGAATGAACAGCAGGACAACAATGGGAGCTAGAGCTCCATTGCAAACCAGTACTTTTcataggtttttttttacttactaaATAGGTATGAAAGTCACTAATTAGCAGCAGTGAGGTGAACTAAAGCATGACAATCACTGCTGAGAGTCAGATGCTGTGCACTCAAGCTCAGATCttatgggtttgtttttttccacattgagaaagaaaaaagttccACCTACACGATGAACAAATATCCGAGTATTTGGGTGCAGCCCTAATCTGCAGAGTCTGATTTCTAACTTATCATTGCCGCCAGTAGCTGCTGTTTTGGATTATTTCTTCTGTACCGTTTATAACACTGAGGCCCTTTTCAGACATGGGATATGTGACATTGCTGTCAAAGCAACGGCACTGTCATTTAAACGTACGCCACTTTCCTGTTAATATTCCTCTCGATTTCATTCAGACACACCCGCAGCAGTGACGGAGGCCCGCGGCACATGTGCATCGCAGAGGAATGTTTTACTGCGAATCAGGTCCGGAACAAAGTGTCAATGTGTATTTGTTATTGCTCTTTAGGGCATTCTCTAGTGCATGTCTGAAAGGGGCTGGAGATATAACCAACACTTGAGCTGATTTGCTACAAcctgagggtttttttgtttggttttgttttgtttttttctccttgtatTGTCTTAATTATAAATGACTGTGGTCCAACAATACAGTTGCACTTTGGGGAGCAATTGCAAATAGATGTGACCAGAATATGTGCAACCTAAAGGAACTTGCttttacacatacacaaaataaaCCTGCAAGAAATGTTGTTGTAATACTGAATATATTGTGAGACATTCAACGGAGCTGCTCAGCATCTGTTTACAAACAGATATCTCGATGAGATGCAATATTTTATCTTCTCTTATTCCTTTATAATTTTGTCTCGtctctctttgtgttttgatcTAAGCCAGCCACTTGAATTGTAACATTCCACATAATGTAGTCTGCATCTCCAGTGTATTTCCCTCCACGTTTTATCTGTAACACAACAGACACTTTTGCGGAGTTGCAAATAAAACTCGTGTCTCCGCTCAGTTGTTTTGTGAGAGTTTATTACCCTTAAATCAACAGTACACCAAAAAGCAATTGTTTCATTGGTTCGGTGACTGAAAGTAATGTAAACAAACTTTACACTACAGATGGAAATCCCTGCAAAAAATATCTACTTTTTTGTCCCTTACAATTTTCAGTAACAAATTCACTCATCTTCAAATTCAGTCAGTTTAGCTTTGTGTGAAAAGCGCCTTCAGGGGAAACACGATTCATAACAGTGAATAAACTTCATAAGAGAACAGTGTTAGTATAAAGGTCAGTAAGTAGAGTATTGCATGAGCTGCGTGACACCACCAAGTTTTCAGCTCCAGGCTGCATAGTAGAGAATACTTTTGATAAAATTTCACTGATTGGGCTGATAAAAGctacgatttttttttttaaacttttgaatATTGTGCAACAcataaaaagaataataaataaaaaggacaTCTTTTATCTTCGAGATTGCATATAACATTAAAATAAGACTTTATTGCATTTCACTAGCTTCCTTTCAATGTGACAGTCCTTCAGTTACCAGTCCAGCACTGTAAATGCCGCTCCTTACTAACCTCAGCGCACAGTCCCTGGCATCCAGCGGGATGGATGGGCCCTTAAAAAGGACCGCTACCAGTGAGGAGTTGAATGGgtgtagcagctgttgttgccTGTGCTTAGATCTACAGGATGAAGGGCAGTATGGAGGAGCGCAGGGTGGGATAATCCCTAAACTCCTTTAAGTAGCTGCGGTGTTTGCCTTTAGCCCAAACCGTCATCTGGATGAAGGCCACAAGAGTGAAGAAAGCCACAGGCACACACTGGGTCATCACTGTGAAGCCGATCCAGGAGCCAACCTGTGAGCAATAAgtttacagacacacacacatagagtgCATGGAGACTGATGGTACAGTTACAGAACATAACCACCAGATGGCAATGCATCTTTCCTTGCGAGGGTAAAACGCAGCACTGTACAATGAAACGTTAACCTTTAGCGTTCTAGTAgagtaacattaaaaaatacTAATAACACCAAAATGAGCATAGACTCAGAAAATTccctttaaataaatatataaatactgGATGTTATAGATTCATCTACCTAAGGAAAAAGGGTGAACTTCACCGAAATATGGAGTTTGATTTGGGCTTACCTCATATGTGTAGTTTGGACAAGAGACCAGCCAAAAGATCCAGGTGAAGGGGTTTTTTGTTGGATAAGGAATCTTCTTGGTTTTGGAGCCTGAAACGAAGGGTAAACTCAGAAATCAGTAAGAAAAGGAGACTGAAAATCACACGTATTGCTGCAAAACGCTCACCTGGTGTTTTGAGGTTACGAAGCGCCACGTGGATGGAAAAATTCCCTATTTGACAAAACTGTGGGGATAAAGATATTCAAAGATGAGCATGCAACAGGATGGTGGGTTTAAAATGTGGAAGGTGACTCTCAGAGAGCTGAAGCTTACCAGGAAAATGTAAAGACCTGCATTCACCTGCTGCTGCCCGTAATCTGTTGACGTGTCACAGAAAAATGGATTAAGATAGAAGTTGGCGTTGACTGATGAGCTAAAGTGAGAATGAAAGTGGTCAGCACTTACAGGGTGTGGTGTAGAGAGGGTGGTTAATGTAGTATGCCATCCAAGCTGCAGTAGACCAGTAATAGCCACAGTTCTGGCATAGAAAGCAGGACTATAATAAGTCAAAGTGTCTAGATATGGCTCCACATAGATTTCTGAGAATGGTAACCACAAACAAAGTAATAAGTACAATACACAAACCTTTAAATGTGCAGAATGGTTACCTTAAAAATGTTCCTGAGAGGCATGGTCCCATGGGAGATACGATGGACAAACAGTGTCTCCAGAATCCTCTTGATGTAGTGGAAGGAGTGACATATGCAGGCCAAACTGCaacaagacacacaagcacAAAGACACACTTACATATTTAGCTGTGATTAATACATTGCCCCGCTGCAGTCCATTACACTTGGCGCTGACTCAGTGTCAACATAGCAATATGCTTCCCAACTGTTTGTCATGCTGACGGGGGAGGCGGGGGGTCTGTGCAAAGCCCGGGATTGTGTGAAACACTGCACCAACATCACAACAGATCTCTGAAAACATGGGAAAGCCGACACTCACTGTACGACCCAGTGCTTGCTGCTGGTGAAGTCATACTTTGGAGAGTAGATGAAGGGAAGGCGGAAGTAGAACATTAAGTAGATGATCAGCGGGCCAGCACACTCTGCCAGGAACACCTGAAGTGAGTGAGGAGACACATGTGCTTTAAGTCAAGGGTTCTCAAATCTTTGTGACCAAGGGCCAGTTAAGGGATTTGTGTGGAAAGCtgcacatattaaaaaaatgcacacattAAAGGAGAAATGTTGTTTGGCAGTATTTTATCTTggcctgtttttcattttattcagtATAATCAGTTACATTCTTTGGCAGCAGGTGTAGGATGGTTTAGTGGGATATGATGGCTGGAAATGAAGAGTTCCAGCTGGATGTTAGAAACGCTACTatactcactggccacttctttaggtacacctgtttgcCTGCTCTTTTCAACAAATATCTAACCAGCCAGTTACAGTTATATAGCCTACGAAGGAATATTAAGGCCtcatttcagacggatcagacGGAAAAGTGCACAAGAGCGGgtttgtacaaaatgaaatagCTGGTATTGGACAGATGCAAGGTTATCAATAGTTACACCCTCGTCCAATAAGAGGATGTATGTTGTGTCAAAAGACGGTGGATCAATTTGTTTCACTAACTCATCTAAACAAGGCATTTTTTAGAGGGTATAGCAAACATGGCAGTTTGTTTCGAAACAAAAATGATAATCTCAACATTTcgacttttttctcaaaataattgttaatattttttctcATTCATGTGGCCCTAATAAATACTCCATCATACATAGAATCAACTCAATCCACTTTTGCATGTAGACATGCCCCAGGCagtctgctgaagttcaaactgagcatcagaatgggaaaaAAGGGATTTAAGCTACTTTGAATGTGACATTGTTTTTAGTGTCAGAGTGCTAGTTTGAGTATTTCGGAAACTGGTGCCATAACAACCATATCTAGGATTTATACACAATGGtccaaaaaggagaaaatatccagtgagtggcagttATTTGGGTAAAAAGTCCTTGCTGATGTCAAAGATGAGATGAAAATGGCCAGTCTGCTTCctgctgataggaaggcaacaacAACTCAACCACTTGTTAGAACCAAGGTATGCAAAAGAGAATCTCTGAACACCCAACACACTGAAGCTTGAAGCAGGTGGGCTACAGCAGAATAACACATCATGTCACAAAGGTTTGGTCAAACTGCGTTCTTAAACATAGCTTGAAcaagttcactgtactcagaaTCCATCACTTTTcttcatggatgtgcagctgacaaatctgcaccGTGTGGCTCTGTTTCAACAAAATGAACCAAattctctgaggaatgttttcagcacaTTTTTGAATCTCTGTCATTAagattaaggcagttctgaagatCGAAGAGGGTCCAAACCCTTTACTGGGATAAAGTGTATCTAATAAAGTGACTTTAGTATATTTATCATAATATGATATCATAACAACATATGACCTGTCGATGaatgaaaagttaaaaacaaatcaggggTTGCATAAGTTAATAACAGGGCTACACTTTGAGAACTCCAGCTTTAAATGCTTTTAACTCAGTACCATAAATTCCGGTAGCTTTCAAATTACAGAAATTAACATATACTAATTATTGACTGAAATCCATTTAGAATGATACTTTGTCGGTATAAACCCTCTgccacagggagaacatgcaactGACACCTGACATCCTCACCAGCTCACTAACAGCTGACACCAGCGTGGCTCTGGTTTCTACAGTCTCACTTGTTAAAGCCACCATGGATCAAAAAGGTCTGTCTACCTCACCTAAGCATTAGCAACAAATCAGTTACAGTAATACTCCTCCTCATATTCAGTATGTACGCATAGACCAGATGAGATACTGGGACAGCTTGTAACACCCGCTTTATGATCAAGTGACACAGCTGACAGTGAAACAGATCCCTGAATCAGCACCTTAGGCGGAGGCCTGGCTCAGCATGCCTGACTGGTAGCTACTTCTGATCTCTGCTCGTCCACCCACACTGGCATCAGACTAAAGGCATTTTTCTCAGATTGTCTCAGGGTTGGACAGGGAATGTAAAGACTGGGTGAGCATGGGTGAGTAAAGAGCAGCAATGAAACGGGAGTGAGTGGTCAGGAGGGATAAACGCCTCAGGGGGGAAATGAGGCCATGAGATTAAATGTCCTAGGACAGAGGACATGCAGTGCAAGAGGTGGGGGTAGTGCAGGGGGGACGCCACAGCAAATCAACTCTACCTGTCACTGTAGGCTGATATTTATATTCAAGAGTTATTGAGTGGGTGAAAGGGTGTCTTTGTATATTTAAAGTGCAAGAATGTTAAAAGATCGTGTCGAGGGGTTTGCATGTTTTAGCATAATAAGTGCAAAGCAGTTTTTGTAAAGCAGTTCTCTTTAAGTGATAGTCAGCAGATTAAAAACAATCCAGCTGTGGCTGAGTCATATCCAAAAACCAATTGTGCAAACATGAGAATTAAATCATTTCTTCTAATAAAAATATGCGTCTTTAGAGTATATTTAAATCCCAGAGCAGAGGTATTACAGAGCAATATTTTCATGACTTTACACACAACACTAAATCCAaatgttgtgtgtctgtgtacaggTGGACTTACAGTTCCCCACGTGAGCTGGGGTCCCAGGTCACTGAAGTAAAAGCTGGCTGTGGTTCCCACAGGAAGTGTCTGGAGAATGTCCTCATCCCTGAGACACTTTGCCTCTGAGACAAAAACAGTCACCATCACGACCTGCTCTGTAATCTAGataaatgctttaaaaacaaaaaaggtggcAGACTTACTTGGATCTAAGCGTAGGGACTGTCGGGCCGGATACCACTTAGGATCTGTCAAAATGGGGAGGAACTTTACTATTAGTATTCTGAAGAGATTCTTTGTGGTCCAAGTGTCTCACTGCTGTAGCTGCTTTCGTGTTTGTACTGAACATCGCCAGATTTAATGTAATTGGGATTCAGCAAAGTCAGCAAGAGTCATTTTGGATGTCGTGTAGGATGAACTTACATGATTTGTGAAACAAAGCTTTAATATCCAAAACAGTGGCAGTTGGCTCCACCTAaagtcaaaatataaaaataaaatatgttaaagATTGTGTTATTACCagcaagacaaaaaacaaagctgaaatcATTCCTGCTGTCTTGACCAATTTTGTTTTGATTCCTTTTGAAACTTGTCAGGCTCGTCGACTCTGTTATGAGCCCTCCTTCTACGGACATAGCTTGTAACATTTACACTAGCTACTAATCAAGCCTATCTGCGATGTGGGCATGTGCTGTAACTGAAACAGAAAATTCCTGTCAGATGAGGAGGGAATTCTCACCTCCTAACTGCAACCCTAGCTCAATAGAAACTTAACTGATAATGGCTGCACTCGACTGGGCAAACTGTGAAACAGATGATTATCTTTAAAGAGCATCCATGTGTTCAAAGTAACCGTTCTGTATTTTCTTGGCTTCACTGTGGAGTAAGATCAGGTTTTGCCGCTTGTAGCACAGACTTAACATGTATAAAATATGAAACTTTCAAAAGAGTGAGAACAAGGTGATAAATCAATCCACTCTATGGCATGCTAATGttttggagcctttcttttAAATAGGACTTTAGTTATGTGGCTGCAATCAAAATGATCTGCTGGctgttaacattttttaaaaaatcattaagCTAAATATAAAAGGTGAGTGTAATTAAATAAAGACCCTTTTGACATCCTCTCACTCACCTTGTCCAGCAGCAGTAGTTTCTCCTTTGTCTTTAAATCCACAATCTCCACCTCAAAGTAAACAATCCTTTTGGCCTTTTTGGGGGCTTTTGGTTTTGGCCTCGGTGCGGTTTTCTTCTCAGGCTCTACTGCATCTGCCTTCTTTGCCTCTAATGCGAGTACATCCATGACACTGTTTGATCCCAAACCTCAATAGCGTGGGGAAATAATCTGTGATATGTCCAGTGACGCTGGTTGTGCTCCACTGGTATGTGTAACAGCTACCAGCTCGTCTCCAGAGAAGCTGTTAGTCCAGTTCAAGAGTCTCTTGTGTCTCTCAGACTCAGTGAATATCCTTCCACTTTCTGAGTTTCTTTCACAGAGGAGTGGCCATAAACACTTGAGGCAATGGCACTGAGCAGAAGTCAGAGGAGAGCTAGTCTAAAACCATGAAGTAGACCTGCTCTTCACCTGAACAGAATCCTGTTCAAGAGCCACAGCCCCCACTTCACGCAGCAAAATGCACTGAAGACGAAACTGGAGAGGCCCAAGACATAATCCATAGCGCGCCATTTGCGAGGCTAAATATAAGTCGCCTGATTTGCTCTGCTCCAGCTTGGTAACCTTGGGAAGCCACATACAGTACAACCTTAGCCGGTGACAGATGCCAACATTTTCTCATTAGACCTATAAGACACATCTGCTCCCTGCTCTGCTCCTCGCTTGGTCACACAGTGAGGGGTCCCACTGAAAACCTGATCAGTCAGATGAAAGATCTCCACATGCCCACACATCCCTCTATCCCCCAAACCACCTGTGAGGCTTGTTTTCTCGTTctgaaaaaccacaacaaaggCAAACCTGTTTATTCGGGGCCTGCGTCAGTTCACAGTTTGTGTGCCGAACACATTCTGAAACACTTCAAGGGGGTTTGTTTTGAGAGGTGGGTGATAAAAATGCTGATTGGGAGAACATCAGAGATGCCTTTCATTGCACTGGGTCAGCTCATCATTGCAAATAGCCAGCTGCATATCTATAGTCTATGTTCTATTTATAACAAGTAAGAGCAGCACAGGGCAGAAGCAGGCAGCAGTACGCGTGCATTCCCAGATCACTTCTGAGTCTTGGATTTGACACATTCCAGCTTAACTGTAATCCGTTTCATGCTAATAAACTCATTTATGTGTTGATCTAGGCCTGCTTCTTTTTCAAGGTGGTTACACTGAGATCTGATCTTGTGACGTCGTTGTGATCCTTCACAGTGATTTGTGGAGCAGCTACAATCTGTTTAGGTTATCTAAAGGCTCTTCTGAATATCCTCATTATTCCCTGTGTAACGTGAGATGAAAAGATGCAATGTAAAAGGGCTTtgagctgatattttttttatatactatCATTTTTCACAATGATTGTGAatgctctttttttcatgcaaTGAGAATAAAAGGGCTTTTTATAATCATTCATTCACTGTCTTTGTTTCCACTGCTGTGAAAGCAATCCATTGCGCTCTTGTGAAACATATTACCCCtaggctttttgtttttgtggaaaCTCTGTCAAGAAGCCTTTGATTTAACTCATATCTCATATGCATATCTCTGTGGCTGTATCCTGATTAATGAGAAGTTGCTGGTGAACATGTGAAAAACCTTCAGCACTTGTACATCTCCTGAGTCAGGCAGTGAGCAGCAGGAAAATCAATGCTGACCCCTTCAGTCCTGTATGTATTTTAGCACGTGTCCTCTAGTAAGTAGCGCACAGCACTGCATAATCAGTGAAACCACTTTATAATTGAACTCAAAGAGTTTCTTTCTATGCACCATCAAACATGAATAGTTAATTTAGCCACATCGGATCCTGTCAAATTATCTTGAAAAACCAAGACACCCCTTTACACTTACAGGGAATGTCAGCATTAGCTGAAGCTGTAGAGTCTGAGCAGTCATCAAGATGAGCATGTAAAATATATTTGGAGACAGTTATGGTCAAGCTTTTACATAGACTCATAGGCATGAATGTCGTGTTAATTTGGggctttaaataatttttttgaactgttctttttaatgattttaagaaaacaaaagctcGGTGCACAAGATTGAATTTTTggggattttctctaatctgcacagggtcaaaagtatatatacagatatatacaCAAACACCCCCATAATATTTGATTACACGTCAAGTTGCACCGAGATCACATGCTTTTGGTGcccatcaacaagcttctggcataTTTCTTTATATGCCAGAAGTTCTTaggtttaaaaagttaaaaagtcTCACCTTTATTCTTTCAAACATACCTCTTGTCATTGTCTCCAAATAacttaatttttgttttgtttgataaaATTCTTCCCCAGATGATATTTGGCTTGTCCATGAGGGCAGCTGCAAATTTTAGTCGACTTTGGAGCAGGGCTTCTTTCTCAATCGGCACACTCTCTGTCCATGTTGATGTAAAACTCACTCCACTGTGGACAGTGATGCTGGAGTTTCCAGGTCATGGCAGGCTGAGCGTTGGTGGTTCCTGGGCTATTCTTTAACGGTCTAATCGATTTTCCTTTTAACCCTgagaaaatccaaaagaaatttaaactcgtgcaattcttgttttttgttttgttttgtattttctttttcttttaagtcattaaagttatatgctgtacaatcattacTATGGCATTCACTCCCGTGATGAATGTATTCAAACGTCTGATCACAACTATTACCTTTGATCTTACATGCAGCGTATATTGCTGAAATGCAATAACAATAATGTTAAGATTATTAGACTGATCTGTGGACATTCACTTTAAAATCTGTTGCACTtgatatttcatttaatttttattccCAAGTGCCTGTGCCATGGCCTATATGTTAACTATACGCATGTGTTTAGATTTAAAAGGTACAATTCACAAGCCAGATTCAATATTCCATATTCCAGAAAATCCGTGCATCATGTTTGCATCATGTTTTGAAAGTGCAAGAAATTTGTATAAAGAGCTGTTGTAGAAATATTGCTTTAACACATctaagataataataataacaacaataaattaATTTATCATTAATATAAATTGTTACATAACGCGAATCCAGAAAGCAGGAAATGGAGAGTTTGATGCTTAAAATGTGGTCAGTGTGTGTCTGGTCATAtagtttcttatttttatttttaccctATGGTATTTCTTCTTCTCCCTGCGTTATAGTACAGAGATGAACTGGAAACTTGTAAAAAATTACTCAATAGTATCAAAGATTCTCACGCTGCCAAGTAGTCTGCGCATGCGTACTTGTATGTCActtatattataataatatgctaataatataataataagagCGTTTAAAATGCGAATATTTTACACGAGTCATCCAAGCAGTGACAAATGCCTCGATAGGTGGCCGGTTTCGAGTACAAGTTTcttaaacatttaattaaaaatgtccaGCGCGGCTCAAGCGAAACCGGAAGTTGTCGGGGGTGAATTTTCTCGACTCGGCAGAGATGACCCGCATCAGCAGCATCAGCTTCTTCCAGAAGTTTCCTCGCAAGGTTTCGAGTGCGGCATACTGACACACTTACGCAAACGCGGGCGGGCTAGGTGACATTTTCGTCCTCGCCAGTGGGTCAGAGCTGAAAGTTGCTGTCGGGGGCTGTGACACTTTCTGGAGGAGCACCCCGACGGCGATCTGAACTACTGCCCGCTGCAGGGACAGCTGCGGCGGCGGCGTGAGACGGTGGATCCCGGTAACCTGTGCTTCGTTTTACACGAGGCATGCTGGGTGTTTTGTCGACGTCAAACCGAAGCTTCGACAAAAGCAATTGAAAGAAGTGCCGACCGGCCGGTGTGATGGGTAAAGATTATTATAAAGTGCTGGGAATAGCCAGGGGAGCATCTGAAGATGAGATAAAAAAGGCGTACAGAAAACAGGCTCTGCGCTATCACCCCGACAAGAATAAGTCTCCTGGAGCTGAAGACAAATTCAAGGAGATCGCCGAAGCCTATGACGTCCTCAGTGATGCCAAGAAAAAGGACATTTACGATCGTTTTGGAGAAGAAGGTAACCGAACTCCTTCCCCCAGGTTGCACGAagttttgcagcctttgcattTACCGAGTTTAATCCTCTGCAAATAATGCAAAGCAAAACGTGCATTTTCTTACTCTCTCAATCGATGTACACATGCATCCTCCTCAGTGCAGTTTCTGGGGTCTTTCTGCAGCAGTAATCTGACAATAGTTGTGTGTACAATAGGTGTAGCTGGAGAACCTGCTGGAAACAGCAAGTTCTTGCCCGTCCTGTCGGTGTGCCTCTCTCTTGTTGTTATTGTGGCTTTGAAAAATGGCACAGATTTGTACCTTCAGGCTTTGGTGTCCTTGTCCACACCCTCATGGGCAGGGAGGGACAGAGATCAAACTTTGAGATGTCAGgaagcaaaaaaatattttaacttctGAGGATTTACTTCTTGCAAGTAGTAAATATTTTgtgtcagtttgtttgtttgtttgcaatcTTTAGACATTGATTCAAATCATAGGGGTGAATATAGGGTGAATGTAGGTCAGTGTGTTATAAGTGTTAAAGCGGTAATGCCGAGGTCTTATTCAACAGATGAACACCAATAAGCTGATCAAAAAGATCAATAATCAGGTGGATATCAGCTGATATCGTCTGATAACTACCTTGTCATTAGCAGTGATCAGTGTTTGTTGTGTTAAGACAACTATGTGTTGACTTAGTGCCCAATGATGGTGCAGGGAAAACTCTTTTTTGAAGTCAGTTTTTATATAAAGAATGCTTAGTTTCCCAGACATCAAAGGgtaaataaataacagtaaaaactaaacaaacatgCTATTTCAAACATTGATATGATAATGATATTTCctctgttctttttaaatacttGGTGATGTCGTCTTCTTCAACAGGATTAAAGGGTTCAGCTGACACTGGAGGCAGAGGACATGGCGGTCAAAGCTGCAACTACAGCTTCCACGGGGACCCTCACGCAATCTTCGCTGAGTTCTTCGGTGGCCGCAGCCCATTCGATCACTTCTTCTTCCAGGACGGGGAAGACGACGTGGACATCAACGACCCTTTCGCAACGTTTGGCATGCCAGGAATGGGCGGCATGGGTGGGTTTCACCGGCCTTTCAAACCCCACCCGGCAGGAGTTCACCGAGCGCACGACAAGAAGAAGGACCCACCTGTGGTGCACGAGCTGAAGGTGAGCTTGGAAGAGGTGTTCTCGGGCTGCACGAAAAAGATGAAGATTTCTCGCAAGAGGCTCAATCCGGACGGCTGCACCATGCGCAGCGAAGATAAGATTTTAACGGTGGACATCAAGCGTGGCTGGAAGGAGGGGACGAAAATCACCTTTCCCAGGGAGGGGGATGAGACTCCCACCAACATTCCTGCAGATGTGGTGTTTGTGGTCAAAGACAAACCTCACCCGGTGTTCAGAAGAGAGGGCTCAGATATTGTTTATCCTGCAAAAATATCTCTTAGAGAGGTAAGATAAGCATTCCAACATTAATCACGCTAGTTTATCTTTTTAAAGATGCTTATAATCAAAACTCGGCCAAGCACTTGGATGTCTGCTTATCATTCCTTTTGTCTCCAGGCATTGTGTGGTTGCACGGTCAAAGCTCCCACACTGGACGGCCGGACCATCACTGTTACCTCTAGAGACATTGTCAAACCCGGAACGAAAAAGCGAATAAGTGGCGAGGGGCTGCCATTGTCCAAGTTCCCAGAGAAGAGAGGTGACATGATCCTGGACTTCACTGTTAAATTCCCAGACAAACTGGCCCAAAACACACGCGATACACTCG includes:
- the tecra gene encoding very-long-chain enoyl-CoA reductase, producing MDVLALEAKKADAVEPEKKTAPRPKPKAPKKAKRIVYFEVEIVDLKTKEKLLLLDKVEPTATVLDIKALFHKSYPKWYPARQSLRLDPKAKCLRDEDILQTLPVGTTASFYFSDLGPQLTWGTVFLAECAGPLIIYLMFYFRLPFIYSPKYDFTSSKHWVVHLACICHSFHYIKRILETLFVHRISHGTMPLRNIFKNCGYYWSTAAWMAYYINHPLYTTPYYGQQQVNAGLYIFLFCQIGNFSIHVALRNLKTPGSKTKKIPYPTKNPFTWIFWLVSCPNYTYEVGSWIGFTVMTQCVPVAFFTLVAFIQMTVWAKGKHRSYLKEFRDYPTLRSSILPFIL
- the dnajb1a gene encoding dnaJ homolog subfamily B member 1a; the protein is MGKDYYKVLGIARGASEDEIKKAYRKQALRYHPDKNKSPGAEDKFKEIAEAYDVLSDAKKKDIYDRFGEEGLKGSADTGGRGHGGQSCNYSFHGDPHAIFAEFFGGRSPFDHFFFQDGEDDVDINDPFATFGMPGMGGMGGFHRPFKPHPAGVHRAHDKKKDPPVVHELKVSLEEVFSGCTKKMKISRKRLNPDGCTMRSEDKILTVDIKRGWKEGTKITFPREGDETPTNIPADVVFVVKDKPHPVFRREGSDIVYPAKISLREALCGCTVKAPTLDGRTITVTSRDIVKPGTKKRISGEGLPLSKFPEKRGDMILDFTVKFPDKLAQNTRDTLEQILPL